The Vicia villosa cultivar HV-30 ecotype Madison, WI linkage group LG1, Vvil1.0, whole genome shotgun sequence genome includes a region encoding these proteins:
- the LOC131611711 gene encoding protein OBERON 1-like, with amino-acid sequence MESGDDGASDLPPVAPEGTGEGLPYAPENFPNSGDIWRWKAGLRISSNGNFRDRYLYLPRRLAASHRGGFKSKLAVERYVKEFFPDASLVDFFASFSWSIPSGLPGNMNPVAAADGLLRQLELKQQPESDSDVGGCKAGNKTCSSLILEKEKENSPFAPCDICCVESKFCRECCCILCYKSVDSAYGGYSYIMCKKELGDNICGHVCHLECALRSYSAGTVGGTIGLDAEYFCWRCDGRTELIAHANKLLQTCEAIDADGDAMKEKILGLGICLLRGSEKPAAKELMSLITLAMSKLKYDGTNTEDVLNVDAKITANSSGSSGNGNAAMDTSDDEDPLKNLNVQKGTKSFNYQSELLKLDAEFDKAMEDLEKSQKCEYKLAEESLHTQKDYLLNISQQLDEQKSELAAGPSHSSTLLQIVEERNEQLRQELKKFDEMKKVANGFGSTSKEILEKHFGL; translated from the exons ATGGAGTCCGGTGATGACGGGGCTTCTGATCTTCCACCGGTGGCACCCGAAGGAACCGGCGAAGGTTTACCTTATGCACCAGAAAATTTTCCGAATTCCGGCGACATTTGGCGGTGGAAAGCTGGCCTGAGGATTTCGTCCAACGGTAACTTTAGGGACCGGTATCTGTATCTTCCTCGGCGTCTTGCTGCCTCTCACCGCGGTGGATTCAAAAGCAAGCTTGCGGTTGAACGCTACGTCAAAGAATTCTTCCCTGACGCTAGTCTTGTTGATTTCTTTGCTTCTTTCAGCTGGAGCATTCCCTCTGGTCTTCCTG GCAATATGAATCCTGTTGCTGCAGCTGATGGACTTCTTCGTCAGTTAGAATTAAAACAGCAGCCTGAATCTGATTCCGACGTTGGTGGATGCAAAGCTGGGAATAAGACCTGCAGCAGTTTGAttttggaaaaagaaaaagaaaactcacCATTTGCTCCATGTGACATCTGCTGCGTTGAATCGAAATTTTGCCGTGAATGTTGCTGCATTCTCTGTTACAAATCAGTTGATTCAGCTTATGGCGGCTATAGCTATATCATGTGCAAAAAAGAGCTAGGCGATAATATTTGCGGCCATGTTTGTCATCTGGAATGCGCTCTTCGATCTTATTCGGCTGGTACTGTTGGAGGAACGATTGGATTGGACGCTGAGTATTTCTGTTGGCGCTGTGATGGGAGGACTGAACTGATTGCTCATGCAAATAAGCTTCTACAAACTTGTGAAGCTATTGATGCTGATGGTGATGCTATGAAAGAAAAAATTCTAGGGCTTGGCATTTGTCTCTTGCGCGGTTCAGAGAAACCCGCTGCAAAGGAGCTTATGAGCCTTATTACACTGGCCATGTCAAAg CTTAAATATGATGGGACCAATACTGAAGATGTCCTGAATGTTGATGCCAAAATTACTGCTAATTCTTCAG GTTCTTCCGGTAACGGCAATGCTGCGATGGATACTTCAGACGACGAAGATCCTTTAAAGAATTTGAATGTTCAAAAAGGAACAAAATCTTTTAATTATCAATCGGAATTATTAAAACTTGATGCTGAGTTTGATAAGGCTATGGAGGATCTGGAAAAATCTCAAAAGTGTGAATATAAGCTGGCAGAGGAAAGCCTTCATACACAAAAGGATTATTTACTAAATATTTCTCAGCAACTCGATGAACAGAAGTCTGAGTTAGCAGCAGGTCCATCTCATTCAAGTACCTTGCTTCAAATTGTTGAGGAAAGAAATGAACAATTAAGGCAGGAACTGAAGAAATTTGATGAAATGAAGAAGGTGGCTAATGGTTTTGGCAGCACAtccaaagaaattttagaaaagcATTTTGGCTTGTAA